DNA sequence from the Solea solea chromosome 12, fSolSol10.1, whole genome shotgun sequence genome:
cacatttactttCATGATCATTTTCACTGTGGCATAGATAGTCACAGCGTTTTTTGGCTTGGCTCAGATATGAATCAGACGGCTAAAGATATGTAAACACACTCCAATGAGAACCGTGTTTGTATTTCAGGAAGTCTGCAAGAAGCTCCATGCCCTCATCGACACCCTTGATGAGGAGCGGTACGACGCACACTCCAAGGTGCAGAAGGCCGACAAGGAGGTAAAATTCCCGTGACAGCATCGCAGCACCAGAAACTTCCTCAAGATCAGCAAACTCATCTAGCGACTTGTTTTGTCTCCCAGATTGAAGACCTGAATATCAAAGTGGTGGACCTGAGAGGTGTGAAGAAACCCGCTCTGAAGAAGGTCCGTATGTCTGCTGACTCCATGCTGAAGGCTCTGCTGGGCTCCAAGCACACGGTCAACATGGACCTGAGGGCCAACCTGAAGCAGGTCAAGAAGGAGGTCAAAGAGGAGGTGAGTTCAGTGTGTAAGCAAGTGATGTGTGAGAGGTTTGGATGGAATTATGTTCTTTCACTGTCCACTAACTTATGTCTTTTGGGTGTAGATGGTgtagatctatctatctatctatctatctatctatctatctatctatctgcgaTTGGCAGATTGTGGCACTTGTAGCCAAAAACGTAATATTTCAAATTGTCACTTCAACCTCAAAGTGACTGGTGATGATAAGACATTTAGtgaatgtaaaataatgattttaagaGTTTACTTAGATCTACAGATTACTGTAatagattattttttctttcccttctaTCTGCAGCCTACAGAAGCAGTGGGTGACTGGCGTAAGAACATTGAGGATAAGGCAGACAGGAAGAAGATGTTCGAGACTGCCTAAACACCAAACAATGCcgcttttttgtcatttctctTTGTATGAACTCCACGTGTCTTGTATCTGTTGGTTGACCCAGGTGgctgttttttcagttttctttaaatcacTAAGCAGGTTAGTTTGTCGGAGAGGAAAATTACTCTGAAGGTGTCTGaaggttcctttttttttttgcactttgttttctctggaggggagaggaggagaatgtCGAGAGTTTCTGCAGGTTCACACACCGACACGCGACACCAAGTCTTAAGCTCCACACATTCAGGGAGACATTCtcacaaaatgaaatatgaaatgtggAATAAACCAGAATAAAGTCAACTGTGGAAGTAAATgagtattgtttgttttgtcctttttttttgtctcaccaTTTTCACATTCACAATGTTAAGATGAAGCAATacttacattatttttaattattttaatgtcatgGTTATTTAACACTTTGCCATgatacaaattaaaatgtctgtgtttgttttgtatttaaatttaGTATTAGTAttctaaatcattttaaaaagcatttacaTAAGCCAATTATATGTATCCATAATTAATGATATAATATCAACTATGTAATCAGTACCTGCAAATGTATGgtagtaaacaaaacaacaagcaaaaacactcacaaattATACAGATTTAAATTTGTATAATATATAGTTTTTGCTTGTTGTTttgatatagatatataggTTTAGCCCATATCTCCAC
Encoded proteins:
- the LOC131469484 gene encoding troponin I, fast skeletal muscle-like, which produces MSEKKMTSSRRHHLKSLILQIAQNWLEQEKKDDVAAKEAYMAEHCPPPDTSGDTAHLMEVCKKLHALIDTLDEERYDAHSKVQKADKEIEDLNIKVVDLRGVKKPALKKVRMSADSMLKALLGSKHTVNMDLRANLKQVKKEVKEEPTEAVGDWRKNIEDKADRKKMFETA